The following nucleotide sequence is from Drosophila simulans strain w501 chromosome 3L, Prin_Dsim_3.1, whole genome shotgun sequence.
GCCAAAGTCATTAAATGGCTAATCAGTTGGTACAATTGTattcccttttggccatcgcTTAGGGCATGTTCCACCTCCTCCCACGAAAACACACAGATATTCGGCAAACAAATAGCCAAAACATACATCTGAGTTTAGTCATGTGCCCGCTAATTGGTCGGTGTCAGCTCCAGTGATTGTACGTGGCGATGTGTCAGCCAAATGCTGAATATAATGTCTGCCGGATCAGGTCAGGCATTTCCGACCAATATGGCAATCTCATGAATCCtaagtacataaatatatgaatcatttattatatagtatagtatttattttgcccAGAAAACGGTTCGACGAAAGTCCTGAGCATGTTTTCGtttcaaattttcaatttccaaatatttacacGAGACTCTCTTTAAGAAAATCACCGACTCAAATTAATAATCCACACACAATTAATAGTTTTAAAGAACAGTTTAGTAACTTTAAGCgcatattatattttaatccTTTTCCTTCATGTTCAATATTAATTATGGCTACATGTCACTTTTAAGTTTCtacatattaaatttgtttttaaatattttgtggcGGCACCTGTAAAGtttgaaaaatgtaacaaaacaCCGTCCCTGTTCTAAATTCTGTTCTAAATAGAATTAGAACATCCAATGATTGGTACAGGATTTCCGGTATTCAAACTTGGCTAACTTTATATGCACCACTTTGTACGGAAATTAAATACATTCGATAGTGATTTTGTTGAGAAACCCTAAAGGTAGGCTTCATAAATGTACTAGAAGTTCGAATCCGACCCGCTTAAAATCCACACCAGAATAAATGcaacaaattcatttaaatgtttatgtaCAGTTTATACATCTCCATACATATCAACCTTACGTACtagttgtgtgtgtttgaatTGTTCATTTTGGTACAAATTGCACTAAATCAATGCACTTCATTGATCGATTGAAGTTCTTCGGTTGCCTGACTGGTGGGCTGTGTATGCTTTAAGtacaaaaatcaatattttggAGGCACTTAAACAAACTTAGCCTATTCTGCTTGATTGTAGACGGCGACATTGTTTCTATTCAGTTTAAAATAGACTTTAGCAACTAGGAAGGGGTTTTGATGCTACGATTCACAAGCTATCACTTGGACATATCACAAAACGTGGTTTGGCTCTCTTCCCCAGTTAACTGGGGTGTCTGGGGCAGGGTTACCCTCTCACGCTGTTCGACAGGCATTGGCATATTCCACACAATCGTGCAGGGTGGGGAAGATCTCAAAAGGTCCTTCGCTGAGGGCCATACTATGCACCAGGGTATCGTACACCCGATCTACGGGGCTAGCCAACAACAAACGAGCTCCTCGCACCTTCAGCTCCTTGCTGAGATCCGTCAGGGTGCGACATCCCGCCACATCTATGTGTCCGAGCATGGAGAAATCCAGGACGAGCACCTTGAACGCACCTGACGTCTCTTCTAACTTGCCATTGATTGCCTTTCCTCCGTTCTGCGATACTGGGGAATAACTCGATTTGCTGCCCTTGCTGGGactattgctattgctgctgctaaCTTTCGTTGGAGGAATCTTGTCCAGGCCCACGGCCTCGTACAGAGCACGCCGGAAAAACAGGCTGGTGGCAAAGTTTAGCGATCCACTGTAGCGGAAGATGCGGACTTCGGGAACCTGCATGGCGTTTCGGTGCTGGTTGAGATCCATATAGATGCCTGGGGCCTCTGGCATATAGCCCAAAAGGCAGGAGTACGGCTTCAGTCCCTTGATATACAGAGCCAACAAGGAGATGCAGATGCCAATCAAAAGACTGCAAAAGAATGATAAACATATTATTGTTGGTTTCAagtggaaaattcaaaattaaatatcaaaCACACCCAATATCAATATCGATGATAACGACGCAGAGGAAGGTAGATATCCATGTGAACATTTCCAACTTGCCCTGCTTGGAGAACTTTTTCAATTCCTTGGCCTGCATAAACATCGGCTTCAGTGCCACTATAATCACGCCAGCCAGAACGCACTGAATAATTGggaatgaatgaataaataaaagttgaaCAATAATTATGCAAAGTATAAGACTCACCCTTGGCAAACTGCTGAAAAAAGGGCCGATCCACATGAGGGTGACCACCACGAGCGAGGCGGAGACCAATGAAGCTATCTGTGAAACACCACCAGTCTGATCCTGGATCACCGATCTTGACAGAGAGCACGCCATGGGAATGCAGGAGAAGCAGCCGCCAACCATGTTTCCAATGCCCATCGCGAACAGCTCCTGATTTGGCCTGACCTCATATCCGTGCTTCTTAGCGAACGTTAGGCCCATGGACATGATTATGGAGTAGGTGACGATAGCAATGGCAATTGAATCTACGGCCACCTTTGGTACAAGATCCAAGCGCGGCAAAACGGGCTCCGGTAAGCCACTAGGTATTTTTCCCACTGGATTCACGTTGTAATCGACATACAGGTTGAACCATTTGGAGATCAATGTGCCACCGATCACCATGATCAGCTCCGCTGGCAGGGGAAAGCGACATTTTTTACTCAGTCGCGGCTTCAAGATCTCATTGCAGATCATCATGAACGCAATCACAGCCATACAAAAGCCAAAGTTCACAAGATTCGTTTGTGGCACTCCCTTGATCACGTCAATAACGGTGTATATGATCTTGAATGCACCTTTGTGACGCGGTACTGAGATGCCCAGCACATCCTTTAGCTGGGCGGTAACCACGTGACACGCTGCAGCAGTGGTGAATCCATTCACCAGAGGTTCGCTCAAAAGGGATGACAGGGTTCCCAGTCTTAGAAAAGCCATTAGGAGCTGAGGaagaattaaatataaatcttcAAGGCAAACCTCTTTAAAAGACAACTTACGTTTACAATTCCCACAGTAAGTGCCAAAGAGGTCGCCACCTCTATTTTAGTAATGGGATCCGCATTTAGAGTAGAATTTAAAAGCTGAAAAGGTAATATAGTGGTTGAGGAGACAGAATCCGCAACCCCTGAGGAATTTAATAGCAGGAGTGGGGACGCAGTCGCTGTTCCATTCGATTGCAAACCGAAGGCATCAGGCAATATATGATGGTGGTCATCTACGTTGGCATACGTATCCACCACCTTTGCCGTCATCATGCTGGCTACCGCAAAGGTGCCGATGGAGATATGCTTCGAGGTCCCCAGGAACATGTAGGCCAGCACCGGAAACACGGCCATATAGAGACCATTTCCAGCTGAAACTCCCGCCAAAATGCCATAAGCCATGCCGTGAGGTATGTTCATGATGGCGACGGTGAAGCCGGCGATTATATCGCCAGGAAGATCTCTCCTGGGTGAATACTGGGGTAGCCATTGCAGAATGGGAATCACGCCGGTGAAGAGTGCAAAGAAGTTCCAGCTCTGCCAGCAGTTTCGAAGCGAGGAGGGTATGCTCTTGTCCCTGGCCGCATATCCTGTTTGCTTTATCACCACCTCATGGGTCAGCACATCCCGGTGAATGCTATATTTTGGCTGGATCTTTGGCTTGCTTGGTACACTGCCACCGTTTCCATTTGAATTGTTATTGTTCAGTGGCTTGGTTCTGCAATAAGGAAGGACGTAAGTATCTCTAAAAGCGAACAAAATATCACTTTTATATTACTCACTCTGGACTCTCTTTATCACTAGGCATTTTGGCTATATCTTCCACTACTTCTATGTCTTTTGGGTTCCTCCCGCGTTCCACATTGGTGTCTGTAAAGGGATGAATGCGTAGGTCGCGTTGGAATTGCAACTGCCTGAAGCTTGAAACTGGGCAACTTGGATTCGGATAAGCGTCTTTGGGTCTCTTGGGTATTGTTCCA
It contains:
- the LOC6738531 gene encoding sulfate anion transporter 1, with amino-acid sequence MPSDKESPETKPLNNNNSNGNGGSVPSKPKIQPKYSIHRDVLTHEVVIKQTGYAARDKSIPSSLRNCWQSWNFFALFTGVIPILQWLPQYSPRRDLPGDIIAGFTVAIMNIPHGMAYGILAGVSAGNGLYMAVFPVLAYMFLGTSKHISIGTFAVASMMTAKVVDTYANVDDHHHILPDAFGLQSNGTATASPLLLLNSSGVADSVSSTTILPFQLLNSTLNADPITKIEVATSLALTVGIVNLLMAFLRLGTLSSLLSEPLVNGFTTAAACHVVTAQLKDVLGISVPRHKGAFKIIYTVIDVIKGVPQTNLVNFGFCMAVIAFMMICNEILKPRLSKKCRFPLPAELIMVIGGTLISKWFNLYVDYNVNPVGKIPSGLPEPVLPRLDLVPKVAVDSIAIAIVTYSIIMSMGLTFAKKHGYEVRPNQELFAMGIGNMVGGCFSCIPMACSLSRSVIQDQTGGVSQIASLVSASLVVVTLMWIGPFFSSLPRCVLAGVIIVALKPMFMQAKELKKFSKQGKLEMFTWISTFLCVVIIDIDIGLLIGICISLLALYIKGLKPYSCLLGYMPEAPGIYMDLNQHRNAMQVPEVRIFRYSGSLNFATSLFFRRALYEAVGLDKIPPTKVSSSNSNSPSKGSKSSYSPVSQNGGKAINGKLEETSGAFKVLVLDFSMLGHIDVAGCRTLTDLSKELKVRGARLLLASPVDRVYDTLVHSMALSEGPFEIFPTLHDCVEYANACRTA